The genomic region CCACAAGAGATAAGTGAACTGATTCAAATTATGAAAACGCTTATTAAAGAGGGAAAATCGATTATCCTCATTACTCACAAGCTGAAGGAAATTATGGAGGTTTGTGACCGAGTGACCGTTATCCGGAAAGGGGAAGGGATTGGTACGGTTAATGTACCAGATACAAACCCAAATGAGCTAGCTAGTTTAATGGTCGGTCGTGAAGTGACATTTTCTACTGAAAAAGTGGCTTCTACTCCCTCACATAAAGTATTAGAAATAGAAGAGTTAACAGTGAAAGATCCAAGAGGAATTGTTGCCGTTAACAAATTGAACTTAGCTGTACGTGCGGGGGAAATCATCGGTATTGCTGGTGTTGATGGCAATGGACAATCTGAGTTAATTGAAGCGATAACCGGGCTTACGAAAAGTGAAAGCGGGAGTATTAAACTGAATGGAAACAATATCCTTAATGAAAAACCGAGGAAAATTACGGAAGCTGGACTTGCTCATATACCGCAGGATCGTCATAAACATGGACTAGTATTAGACTTTCCGGTTGGTGAGAATATGGTTCTACAAACCTATTATCAAGCTCCATTCTCGAAATCTAGTGTTTTAAATTACAAGGAAATATATTCTCATGCTAAAAAGCTCATTGAAGAGTTTGATGTGCGTACACCAAGTGAGTATACACAGGCTCGTGCTTTATCCGGTGGAAATCAGCAGAAGGCGATTATTGGTCGAGAGATTGATCGTAATCCTGATTTATTGATTGCTGCCCAGCCTACTCGTGGGCTTGATGTTGGGGCGATTGAATTTATTCATAAGCGTCTTATCGAACAACGAGATCAAGGAAAAGCGGTTTTATTAGTATCGTTTGAACTTGATGAAATTATGAACGTAAGCGATCGGATTGCAGTTATTTATGAAGGGGAAATTGTAGCAATTGTTGATCCGAAAGAAACGACAGAACAACAGCTAGGACTTTTAATGGCTGGTGAAACGAAAGGAAAGGCAGGTGTGAAGAATGTCTAATCGATTCGTTAATATTATAGTTCCAGTTATTGCTGTAATT from Bacillus spongiae harbors:
- a CDS encoding ABC transporter ATP-binding protein, producing MDYVIEMLNIRKEFPGIVANNNITLQLKKGEIHALLGENGAGKSTLMNVLFGLYQPEKGEIRVEGKPVNITNPNIANDLGIGMVHQHFMLVETFTVTENIILGSEPKKFATVDIKKAEQEVREISERYGLKVDPSAKISDISVGMQQRVEILKTLYRGAEIIIFDEPTAVLTPQEISELIQIMKTLIKEGKSIILITHKLKEIMEVCDRVTVIRKGEGIGTVNVPDTNPNELASLMVGREVTFSTEKVASTPSHKVLEIEELTVKDPRGIVAVNKLNLAVRAGEIIGIAGVDGNGQSELIEAITGLTKSESGSIKLNGNNILNEKPRKITEAGLAHIPQDRHKHGLVLDFPVGENMVLQTYYQAPFSKSSVLNYKEIYSHAKKLIEEFDVRTPSEYTQARALSGGNQQKAIIGREIDRNPDLLIAAQPTRGLDVGAIEFIHKRLIEQRDQGKAVLLVSFELDEIMNVSDRIAVIYEGEIVAIVDPKETTEQQLGLLMAGETKGKAGVKNV